Proteins from one Phocoena sinus isolate mPhoSin1 chromosome 8, mPhoSin1.pri, whole genome shotgun sequence genomic window:
- the FGF4 gene encoding fibroblast growth factor 4 produces the protein MAGPGAAAAALLAAVLLAVLAPWAGRGGAAAPTAPNGTLEAELERRWESLVARSLARLPVAAQPKEAAVQSGAGDYLLGIKRLRRLYCNVGIGFHLQVLPDGRIGGVHADTSDSLLELSPVERGVVSIFGVAGRFFVAMSSRGKLYGSPFFTEECKFKEILLPNNYNAYECYRYPGMFIALSKNGKTKKGSRVSPTMKVTHFLPRL, from the exons ATGGCGGGGCCCGGGGCGGCCGCGGCAGCGCTGCTCGCGGCGGTGCTGCTGGCCGTGCTGGCGCCCTGGGCCGGCCGAGGGGGCGCCGCCGCGCCCACCGCACCCAACGGCACGCTGGAGGCCGAGCTGGAGCGTCGCTGGGAGAGCCTGGTGGCGCGCTCGCTGGCGCGCCTGCCGGTGGCCGCGCAGCCCAAGGAGGCTGCCGTCCAGAGCGGCGCCGGGGACTACCTGCTGGGCATCAAGAGGCTGCGGAGGCTCTACTGCAACGTGGGCATCGGCTTCCACCTCCAGGTGCTCCCAGACGGCCGCATCGGCGGCGTGCACGCGGACACGAGTGACA gcctgCTGGAGCTGTCGCCGGTGGAGCGGGGAGTGGTGAGCATCTTCGGCGTGGCCGGCCGGTTCTTCGTGGCCATGAGCAGCAGAGGCAAACTCTACGGCTCG CCTTTCTTCACCGAGGAGTGCAAGTTCAAAGAGATACTCCTCCCCAACAACTACAACGCCTACGAGTGCTACAGGTACCCCGGCATGTTCATCGCCCTAAGTAAGAACGGGAAGACCAAGAAGGGGAGCCGGGTGTCACCCACCATGAAGGTCACCCATTTCCTCCCCAGGCTGTGA